The genomic interval CCTGAAAAAATCAGGCCACATCTAAACGCGTGAGGTAAATAATTGATTCTTGAACAGCGTGCGCCGGCGAAGCTGAATCTTGGATTGCATGTTTTGCAGAAAAGAGCAGATGGGTACCACGATATAGAGACGGTTTTTCTACCCGTTGCCTGGTATGACTCGTTGCGTGCTGAGCCGCATGCGGCCTGGCAATTTACCTGCTCTGATGCCGAACTTCCTACTGATGACGGCAACCTTTGTGTACGCGCTGCCCAGCAATTACAAGCTGTGACGGGTGTGGGAGGCGGCGCACGGTTGCACCTTGAAAAGCACTTGCCTTATGGTGCCGGACTTGGGGGCGGTTCGAGCGATGCAGCACATACCTTGCGCATGCTTAACAAGCTCTGGGATGCCGGCGCAAGTAAAAAAACCTTACACACGATTGCAGCGGGCCTTGGGGCTGATGTTGCCTTCTTTTTGGAAGACCAACCTATGTTTGCAACGGGCCTTGGAGAGCAACTTGAACCATTGTTATTCGAACCTCATCTGGCGTATCGTTTTCCATATGCGCTGGTTATAGTTGTGCCGCCCGTACATGTCGGGACGGCCGATGCGTACCGTGGCATCATTCCCAATAATAATAACCGTCCGGATATTCGTGCGTTGGTCATGTCAAATGATCTTTCGCGTTGGCGGAAGCATTTGGTCAACGATTTTGAAGAGACAGTTTTTCAGCAATATCCTGTTATTCAGCAAGTGAAAGAGCATTTGCTAGCATCAGGGGCCGGGTATGCCGCAATGTCGGGGTCGGGGTCGTCCGTATTTGGTGTATTTGAAGAACAGGTCGATGCAGATCGT from Bacteroidota bacterium carries:
- a CDS encoding 4-(cytidine 5'-diphospho)-2-C-methyl-D-erythritol kinase, encoding MILEQRAPAKLNLGLHVLQKRADGYHDIETVFLPVAWYDSLRAEPHAAWQFTCSDAELPTDDGNLCVRAAQQLQAVTGVGGGARLHLEKHLPYGAGLGGGSSDAAHTLRMLNKLWDAGASKKTLHTIAAGLGADVAFFLEDQPMFATGLGEQLEPLLFEPHLAYRFPYALVIVVPPVHVGTADAYRGIIPNNNNRPDIRALVMSNDLSRWRKHLVNDFEETVFQQYPVIQQVKEHLLASGAGYAAMSGSGSSVFGVFEEQVDADRAAVHFEQAGMRTWTS